The Nocardioides houyundeii genome includes the window TCTGGGACGCCCTGCCGGAGGTCACCGGTGACCCGGTGATCCCGAGCAACGAGCAGACCGAGACCGCGGGCGCCTACCTGGCCAAGAACTGGTCGAAGGCGATCCGCTGACGATGTCCGATCGAGCAGAGGGAGGGCGGGGCCGTCGGCCAGCCGTCGGCCCCTTCCTCCCGCTGCTGCCCTTCCTGGGGTTCCTGCTCGTCTTCCTGGTGGTCCCCACGCTCACGGTGGTCGTGGGCGCCTTCCAGGACGAGTCCGGGGCATTCACCCTGGGCAACCTCGACGCGCTGACCAGCGACGCCGCCCTCACGGCGCTGCGCGGGTCGTTGGTCCTCTCGGGCGCCACCGCGGTGCTCGGGGCGGCGCTCGGGGCGGTGCTCGCCTTCCTCGTGGTCTCCGTGGGGCCGAGCAGCCTCATCCGTCGCGCCACGCTCTCGGTGAGTGGCGTGCTGGCCCAGTTCGGCGGCATCACCCTGGCCTTCGCCTGGATCGCGACCATCGGCCCGGTCGGGATCGTGACGAACGCGATGAGCGACTGGTTCAGTGCCGACCTCTACGGCAGCGGGTGGCTCTTCGGACTCCCCGGCCTCGTCGTCGTCTACACCTACTTCCAGGTCCCGTTGATGGTCATCGTCTTCGCGCCCGCCCTCGACGGGCTGCGGCAGGAGTGGCGTGAGGCCGCGGTCAACCTCGGAGCCACCCGGGCCCAGTACTGGCGCCACGTCGGGGTCCCCCTGCTGTTCCCCGCGTTCCTCGGCTCCGCGCTGCTGCTCTTCGCCAACGCCTTCGCCGCCTACGCGACCGCAGCGGTGCTGGTCAGCCAGGGCCAGCCGATCGTGCCGCTGCTGATCCGCCAGGCCATCACCAGCGAGGTGCTGCTGGGTCAGGCGAACGTCGGCTTCGCGCTGGCCCTGGAGATGATCGTGGTGGTCTCGGTGGTCATGCTCGCCTACAACCTGCTGCTGCGACGGACCTCGAGGTGGATGCCGTGAGGGTCACCGGTGGATTCCGGGTGCTGCGTGCCCTGGCCCTGATCGCCTTCGCGGCGTACTTCTTCGTGCCGATGCTGGCGATGTTCGACTTCTCCACCCAGGTGCGGGGCAGCGCCCCGGGTCGCACCTGGGACAACTGGCGCTTCATGGTCAGCGACGAGGACTTCCGCTCCGCGATCGTCACCTCGCTGCTGCTGGCGTTGTTCACGGTGGTGCTGATGGTGGTGCTGCTCGTGCCCACGATGGTCTGGACCCGGTTGCGGGTGCCACAGGCGCGCCGGCTCATCGAGTTCCTGTGCCTGCTGCCGCTCACCATCCCGGCCCTGGTCATCGTGGTCGGGTTCAGCAACGTCTTCTCCTGGGTCACCCTCCTGCTCGGTGACTCCGCGCTGACCCTGACCTTCGCCTACGTGGTGCTGGTGCTGCCGTACGCCTACCGGTCGATCGACGCAGCGCTGTCGGCCATCGACGTCACCACCCTGGCTGAGGCGGCGCGCTCCCTGGGCGCGGGCTGGGCCACCGTGATCCTGCGGGTGATCGTGCCCAACATCACCGGTGGGGTCCTCGGCGCCGCCTTCATCTCGGTGGCCCTGGTGCTGGGAGAGTTCACCTTCGCCTCGCTGCTGCACTTCGACACCATGCCGGTCGCGATGGCCTCCATCTACAAGAGCAACGGCCCGGCCGCGATGGCAGGCGCCCTCGCGACCATGGCCCTGACCACGTTCCTGCTGCTGGGGTTCACCTTCCTCAGCCGGAACCGCCACCAGCAAGGAGCCGGACGATGACCGCCCCACCGATGACAGGACGCGGTCTCGCTGTCCAGCTCAAGGACCTGACCCGCGTCTACGGCTCGGTGCGCGCCCTGGACGGCTTCGACCTGGAGATCGACCCCGGCGAGATGATCGTGCTGCTGGGTCCCTCGGGCTGCGGCAAGACCACCGCCCTGCGCATCCTGGCCGGCCTCGACCGGGCCACCTCGGGGACCGTGAGCGTGGGCGGACGGGACGTCACCAGGGTGCCGGCCAACAAGCGGGACATGGGGATGGTGTTCCAGGCCTACAGCCTCTTCCCGCACATGACCGTGATCGACAACGTGGCCTTCGGGCTCCGGCTGCGCGGCACCGGCCGCGCGGCGCGCCGCGAGCGTGCCGGTGCGATGCTCGACCTCGTCGGGCTCCACACCCAGGCCGACCGCTACGCCCACGAGCTCTCCGGAGGTCAGCAGCAGCGGGTGGCACTGGCTCGCGCGCTGGCCTTCGAGCCGTCCGTGCTGCTGCTCGACGAGCCGCTGTCCGCGCTGGACGCCAAGGTGCGGGTCCAGCTGCGTGACGAGATCAGACGGGTGCAGCTCGAGGTCGGGACCACCACGTTGTTCGTCACCCACGACCAGGAGGAGGCGCTCGCCGTCGCCGACCGGGTGGGTGTGATGAACGCGGGACGGCTGGAGCAGCTGGCACCTCCGACCGAGCTCTACTCCGCGCCGGCCACCCCGTTCGTGGGGGCCTTCGTGGGACTCTCCAACCGGCTGCCGGCGCACGTGGAGGGCGCCGAGGCCGTCGTGCTCGGCCAGCGGGTGCCCGTGCTGGCCGGCTCCGCCACCGGCGAGGGGCTGGCGCTGGTCCGCCCCGAGTCGATCGGGCTCGTCGCGGATCCCGGAGCCACCACCACGGTCACCTCCGTCGGCTTCCTGGGTCCGGTCTCGCGGGTGCACTGTGCGCTGGAGGACGGCACGGACGTCCTCGTGCAGCTGGCCAGCTCGGCCGCGACGCAGCTGCGCCCCGGCGACCGGGTGGCGCTGACCGTCTCCCCGGCACCGGTGCTCGTCGCGGGTCGCTGAGACGTCTCGACGTGGTTGCCTGGCGCTGCTAGCGTCGGAGGCGTCCACCACGGGAGCCTGCGGCAGCGGGCTGAGAGGGAGCTGTTCCGCTCCGACCGTCGAACCTGATCCGGGTCATGCCGGCGAAGGAAGCGTCGAGGAGCTCACGTGTACCCCACCATCCTGCCCCGTCTGTTCTGCCTCGTCTCGGCCACCGACGACCTGACCCTGCTCACCGCCCTCGCCGAGGCCGGGGTCGACGGCTTCCAGGTCCGGGCCAAGGGGGCCGGCGACCGCGAGCTGCTGGCGCTGGTCACCCTGGTCATCGCGGCCGTCCGCTCCCACGGCGCCACCGTGGTGGTCAACGACCGGGTCGACATCGCCCTGGCGACCGGGGCGGACGGCGTGCACCTGGGAGCCGACGACCTCCCGGTCGCGGTGGCGCGACGACTGGCGCCCGACCTGCTGGTGGGGGCGACGTGCCGGGACCCACAGGCGGTGGCGCAGGCGCGCGCCGACGGGGCGACGTACGCCGGGTTCGGGCCGGTTTGGGGCACGCGCAGCAAGTCGGGACTGCCCACGCCCCTGGGACCGGGGGCGATCGAGTCCGCTCAGGGGGTGCTGCCTCTCTTCGCCATCGGCGGGGTGACCGCGGCACGCGCGGTCCAGGCGCGCGCCACCGGGGCGCACGGTGTCGCGGTCATCGCGGGGATCTGGGGCGCGCGAGATCCGGTGGCCGCGGCCAAGGAGCTCGTGACGGCGTCGGCCTGAGGAGCCTGACATGACCGTCGAGGACAGCACGCTCCGCGTCCGGGTGCTGGGCGCGGGGATCATCGGGCTCACCTGCGCCCTGGAGCTGGGGCGTCGCGGGCACCGCGTCGAGGTGGTCGACCCCGCGCCCGGCAGCGGCGCCTCCTGGGCCGCGGCCGGGATGCTGAGCCCGGCCGGCGAGGCCTGGCACGGTGAGGCCGACCTGCTCCGGACCGGTCGGCGCAGTGCCGACCTGTGGCCGGGGCTGGCCCAGGACCTGGGGGTGCCGCTGCGGCCGGTCGGCACCATGCTGGTGGCCCACGACGCCGGGGACGCCGACGACCTGGGCCGACTGCTGTCGCTCCTCACCGACCACGGCGAGCCCCTGGAGCGGCTCGACCCTCGCGACGCCCGGGTCCTGGAGCCTGCCCTGGCCCGAGGCTGCGCGGGAGCCGCTCTGCTGCCCCGCGACCACAGCGTCGACCCCCGGGTCGTGGTGCGGGCGCTGCGACGCCGGTGCCGGGTGGTCCCGGCCGCCACCGGGCCGGCCGACGTCACTGTCGTGGCGACCGGGACCACCCTGCCCCCGCCGTTCGCCCACCTGGTGCGCGGGGTCCGCGGGGAGGTGGTGCGCGCGCACTGCCCCGACCCGCCCCGGCGCACCCTGCGCGGCTGGGTGCGGGGCACTCCGGTCTACGTCGTGCCCCGCCCGGACGGCGAGGTGGTCATCGGTGCCACCCAGAGCGAGCACGCCGCACCGCCGGTGGTGACGCTGGAGGGCCTGGCGACCCTGCTGGCGGCGGCGCGGACCCTGCTGCCCGGACTGGACCGCGCCACCTTCGCCGAGGCGGTCGCCCGGGACCGCCCGGCCTCCGTCGACCACCGTCCGCTGGTGGGTGCCACCCACCTGCCGGAGGTGCTGCTGGCCGCGGGGCACCACCGGCACGGGGTGCTGCTGGCCCCGCTCACCGCGGTGCTGATCGCCGACCAGCTGGACGGCGGTGCGAGCGAGCCGGCCTGGGACCCACGTCGATTCGACGCCGTCCACCCGCCGACCGGGGCGTGGCAGACGGCGCCGAGCAGGAGCGTGCCGCAATGAGGATCGTGCTGAACGGCTCGCCCGCCGAGGTGCCGCCGGGCACCGTGGCCGAGCTGCTGGGGGGCCTTCGTCCCGGAGTCGCGGTGGCCGTCAACGGCGAGGTGGTGCCGCGAGCGGCCGTCGGCGGTCGCGAGCTGGTCCCCGGTGACGTGGTCGAGGTCGTGACGGCGGTGCAGGGCGGATGACCGGCCTGCGCGTCGCAGGGGTGGAGCTCACCTCCCGACTGCTGCTCGGCACCGGGGGACTGCCCCGGCTCTCGCTGCTCGAGCCCGTGCTGGAGGCGGCTCGTCCCGGTCTGGTCACGGTGAGCATGCGGCGCGCCGGGGGCGGTGGGCAGAACGGCCTGCTGGGCCTCCTGGGTCGGCACGGGGTCCGGGTGCTGCCCAACACGGCCGGTTGCCGCTCGGCCCGGGAGGCGGTGCTGACGGCTCGGCTGGCGCGGGAGGCCCTGGGGACAGACTGGGTCAAGCTCGAGGTGATCGGCGACGAGGAGTCCCTGCTGCCCGACGCCGTGGAGCTGTTGGAGGCCGCGGAGCAGCTGGTGTCCGACGGGTTCGCGGTGCTGCCCTACATGGGCGCCGACCCCGTGCTCGCCCGACGGCTCGCCGACCTCGGCTGCGTCGCGGTGATGCCCCTCGGGTCGCCCATCG containing:
- a CDS encoding ABC transporter permease, whose translation is MSDRAEGGRGRRPAVGPFLPLLPFLGFLLVFLVVPTLTVVVGAFQDESGAFTLGNLDALTSDAALTALRGSLVLSGATAVLGAALGAVLAFLVVSVGPSSLIRRATLSVSGVLAQFGGITLAFAWIATIGPVGIVTNAMSDWFSADLYGSGWLFGLPGLVVVYTYFQVPLMVIVFAPALDGLRQEWREAAVNLGATRAQYWRHVGVPLLFPAFLGSALLLFANAFAAYATAAVLVSQGQPIVPLLIRQAITSEVLLGQANVGFALALEMIVVVSVVMLAYNLLLRRTSRWMP
- a CDS encoding thiazole synthase; translated protein: MTGLRVAGVELTSRLLLGTGGLPRLSLLEPVLEAARPGLVTVSMRRAGGGGQNGLLGLLGRHGVRVLPNTAGCRSAREAVLTARLAREALGTDWVKLEVIGDEESLLPDAVELLEAAEQLVSDGFAVLPYMGADPVLARRLADLGCVAVMPLGSPIGSGLGVMDPFAVESVVAAVQVPVVLDAGIGTASDAALAMELGCAGVLAASAVTRAAAPPVMARALRLAVEAGYAAREAGRIPRRATARASSPRDGRIG
- the thiE gene encoding thiamine phosphate synthase, with protein sequence MYPTILPRLFCLVSATDDLTLLTALAEAGVDGFQVRAKGAGDRELLALVTLVIAAVRSHGATVVVNDRVDIALATGADGVHLGADDLPVAVARRLAPDLLVGATCRDPQAVAQARADGATYAGFGPVWGTRSKSGLPTPLGPGAIESAQGVLPLFAIGGVTAARAVQARATGAHGVAVIAGIWGARDPVAAAKELVTASA
- the thiS gene encoding sulfur carrier protein ThiS; the encoded protein is MRIVLNGSPAEVPPGTVAELLGGLRPGVAVAVNGEVVPRAAVGGRELVPGDVVEVVTAVQGG
- a CDS encoding ABC transporter permease, whose amino-acid sequence is MRVTGGFRVLRALALIAFAAYFFVPMLAMFDFSTQVRGSAPGRTWDNWRFMVSDEDFRSAIVTSLLLALFTVVLMVVLLVPTMVWTRLRVPQARRLIEFLCLLPLTIPALVIVVGFSNVFSWVTLLLGDSALTLTFAYVVLVLPYAYRSIDAALSAIDVTTLAEAARSLGAGWATVILRVIVPNITGGVLGAAFISVALVLGEFTFASLLHFDTMPVAMASIYKSNGPAAMAGALATMALTTFLLLGFTFLSRNRHQQGAGR
- a CDS encoding FAD-dependent oxidoreductase codes for the protein MTVEDSTLRVRVLGAGIIGLTCALELGRRGHRVEVVDPAPGSGASWAAAGMLSPAGEAWHGEADLLRTGRRSADLWPGLAQDLGVPLRPVGTMLVAHDAGDADDLGRLLSLLTDHGEPLERLDPRDARVLEPALARGCAGAALLPRDHSVDPRVVVRALRRRCRVVPAATGPADVTVVATGTTLPPPFAHLVRGVRGEVVRAHCPDPPRRTLRGWVRGTPVYVVPRPDGEVVIGATQSEHAAPPVVTLEGLATLLAAARTLLPGLDRATFAEAVARDRPASVDHRPLVGATHLPEVLLAAGHHRHGVLLAPLTAVLIADQLDGGASEPAWDPRRFDAVHPPTGAWQTAPSRSVPQ
- a CDS encoding ABC transporter ATP-binding protein, yielding MTAPPMTGRGLAVQLKDLTRVYGSVRALDGFDLEIDPGEMIVLLGPSGCGKTTALRILAGLDRATSGTVSVGGRDVTRVPANKRDMGMVFQAYSLFPHMTVIDNVAFGLRLRGTGRAARRERAGAMLDLVGLHTQADRYAHELSGGQQQRVALARALAFEPSVLLLDEPLSALDAKVRVQLRDEIRRVQLEVGTTTLFVTHDQEEALAVADRVGVMNAGRLEQLAPPTELYSAPATPFVGAFVGLSNRLPAHVEGAEAVVLGQRVPVLAGSATGEGLALVRPESIGLVADPGATTTVTSVGFLGPVSRVHCALEDGTDVLVQLASSAATQLRPGDRVALTVSPAPVLVAGR